The genomic DNA AACCTTCTTGAGAATCGGGTTGTACTTACGACGCTCAAGCCTATCGGGTGTATTCTTCTTATTCTTAGTGGTAATATACCTTGAAGTACCAGGTAAACCACTTTCTTTATGTTCGGTACATTCCAGAATAACCTGAACTCTATTACCTTTCTTTGCCATTGCTATACTTTTTTAAAAATTAAATGTGACCTTTCTTAGCAAATTTCTTCAGGGCATTATCTAAACCAACCTTATCGATGGTTCTCATAGCTGAAGTGCTAAGCCTAAGGGTAACCCAACGGTTTTCACTTTCAAGGAACAACCTTTTGGTTTTAAGGTTAGGCAGGAATCTGCGTTTGGTTCTTCTTTTTGAATGCGAAACGTTGTTTCCCACCATTACTCTTTTTCCGGTTAACTGACAAACTCTTGACATCGCTGTATATTTTACCGTTTTTACTTTTTTCGAAACAGGTCGCAAATTACGTCATTATTTATGAATTATTCAAATATTTTGATAAAAAAATTGCTGAAAATTAGCTTAATTTAGATACCTTCTCATTTAATGATAAAATTACATTATTCATATCTATATTATATTCATCTATTTACATGAAATATTTAAACTTATACACTAATCCTTATCCATAAGTTTTAGCAATTGGTACAAAGCCGTATATGCTGCGCGTTGAATATTAACCTCCCTGAGGTTTCCAAAAGCATAGAGTTCTACCCGTCGCGTTTCCCTTGATGCAACACCAATCCAGGTGGTGCCCACAGGCTTACCGGCGGTTGCTCCTGTTGGTCCGGCGATGCCGGACACTGCAATGGCATAGTCGCTCTGGAAAACTCTTAGTGTACCATCGAGCATGGCCTCAACTACTGGTTGACTAACAGCTCCATGACTTATGAGCAAATCATGGCTTACCCCTAGCACGTTTTGTTTAATCTCGTTTGAGTATGCTACAATACCTCCCTTATATATATCGGAGCTGCCGGGCAGCTGAGTTATTAAATGCGAAATATAGCCACCTGTACAGCTTTCGGCCACTGCTAGGGTTTCATTTTTTCCCCTAAGTTTTTTAGACACTACCGACGGAAGTGTTTCGTCATTGAAACCAAAAATATTTTCACCAACCAAACCCTTAAGTTCATTTACTGCCATATCCAACAAGTTGCTTAGCCTACCCTTATTGTCACCAGTTGCAGTAAGACGTAACCTGATTCCCGAAGGGCTTGGCAGGTAGGCTAGCGCAATACTTCTATCGGCTAAAAATTTTTCAAAGTCTTTTAACTTATCGGAAAGGAAAGATTCAGGGATTCCAAAAGTGTTGACGTTTAACCGAACTATTGCGGGAAGGGTAAAATTTTGCTCAATAAATGGCCGAACCCCCTCAGTAAACATATTCTTCATTTCAAATGGAACTCCCGGAAGCGAAATCAGAAAGCAATTGCCTTTCCTGAATATCATTCCAGGAGCCGTTCCATGATAGTTAAGAATTGGTGTGCACGAAGAGGGAATTAATGCTTGGTTCTTATTGGTCTCAGTTAAAGGAAGACCGCGTTTGTGAAAAATCTGTTCAATTAGGCTTAGGGAGGGTGCATGGAGCATAAGCTGACCACCAAATAGCTCACATAGCGTTGGCTTTGTCCGGTCGTCGCTAGTAGGGCCTAACCCGCCTGTGGAAATAACTAGATCCGACTGGCCCATTAGTTCTTTAACAGCTTCGGCAATAGCTTGTGAGCTATCGGAAATGCTAAGGATTTTGGTTACCTCAAACCCAAGCTCGCTAAGGCTATCGGCCAACCAGGCCGAATTGGTATCGATAACCTGACCGATAAGTAACTCATCGCCAATGGTTAGGATTGATGCTCTCATTTGCTTGCACCACTAAATTTAAAAAGGACAGGTTGCCCTGTCCTACCAGAGCCTCTCACGGGACTTGAACCCGCGACCTGCGGTTTACGAAACCGCCGCTCTAACCAACTGAGCTAAAGAGGCATTATTATCGCTGCAAAAATATCAATTAGATAACAATTCGCAAAACAGGCTATAGGAAAGAAATAAAAATAATTTATAATTAATTGATATAATGAATATTAACATTTTCTACTTTACTAGTAATTTTAGAATATTAAGCTTACTTTTGGGGTTTATTGTTCTCTATTCGGTGCTGCAAAATATCCCTATACTCATTTAGAAACTTAAGGTGAGGGTATTTAGATTTTGCAAAGTCGAGCCATTCAATGGATAGCTGGAATTTGCCTAGCATCTCGTTGGCTAGGGCCATATTAAATGCTGCTTGTGCAGCCAATTCCTTACTGGTTGATGAAGATAACCTTTGCCAAATCGCGGCGGCATCTAACCAGTTTCCATGCATGGCAAGTTGGTATGCTCTGCTCATCTCCTTGTTAGTGTTGGGAACATATACTGCTCTGCTGTCCTTTTGCCATTGCGGAGCAATAAGCTGTGCGAATTGCTCGCCGGCATCGGCTCCAGCAAATGCACAAGCCTCGAATATACCCGGAAGCTGGTTGCCAGGTGTAACCTCAATCCAATCGTTTTTTTCCCATAAAAGGGTATCGGTAAGTAACTGGCCTAAATTAATCTTTCTTGTTTCAACATTGTAAATGCGCCAATAGGTATAGCTTGATACCTGAATGAATCCGTAATATTCCTTAAAATCGCCACGCCACAAAGGGTATGTATCATAGTATGGACGCACTTTTAAGTACTCAAGCGAGACAACCATTTTACTATTGTAAACATTGCTGAGGCTATCGATTACTTGCCAAGAAAGGGGAAGAACAACCCTTGAAGAATCGTTACGGTAATAAATATGTTTGAAAAGGCTAATACCGGCGTACCACGGAGAAGTTTTAAACAGGCTTATGAGGGCATCGGTTGCTTCATTTGAAGCAACGCTATCCAAAGCCCAATCAAGTTCTCGAATGGGAGTATCGGTATTTCGTAGGTGAAGATTTTCAACCACTAGCAGGTTTTCACCCGGAACAACAATCGATTTTTGGGGTGAATCGTAAAACTCAATATCAATATAACTATATGATATACAAGATGTTAATGAGAAAAACAATACTAACCATTTAAACTTTTTTATCCACATAAACTTTTTAATAGGGTTTTGACATTTCATAAAATAAAAAAGTTGAAAACAAGCAGCTTAAGTATTAGTTTGCCTGCTTTCAACTTAATTTATAATGCTACAAGTACTAGGTATTCATTGCACCACAAACATTAATAACCTGTCCGCTAACGTACGACGATAGGTCGGAACCCAGGAATACACAAACATTGGCTACATCGTCGGGGGTACCACCACGCTGAAGGGGTATTTTCTTTATCCAATCCTCGCGAACTTCATCGGGTAACTTGTGGGTCATTTCGGTGATAATGAATCCGGGAGCAATTGCGTTGCAACGGATGTTACGTGAGCCCAGCTCGCGGGCAACAGCTTTGGTAAATCCAATTATTCCAGCCTTTGACGCTGCATAGTTGGCCTGTCCTGCATTACCTGAAACTCCAACCACTGAGCTCATGTTAATAATTGAACCGTTTTTCTGCTTAAGCATATACTTTTGAACGGCCTTGGTAAGGTTAAAAACCGACTTTAGGTTAACCTTAATCACTAAATCCCATTGCTCCTCGGTCATACGCATAAGCAATGTATCGCGAGTGATACCTGCATTGTTGACCAGGATATCGATTTGGCCAAAATCTTTGGCTATTTCATCAACAATTTTCTGGGAATTATCGTAATCGCTAGCATCGGAAGCGTATCCTTTGGCTTTTACGCCTAATGCGGTTAGCTCCTGCTCAAGCGATTTCATGTTGTCATCGTAAGCAATGTCGGTAAAAGCTACATTTGCTCCATGTTGAGCAAAGGCAATTGCAATGGCGCGCCCTATACCCCGAGCCGCACCTGTAACCAAGCCAGTCTTTCCTTCAAGTAACTTCATAGGTTTAATTTTTGAATGATTTTCAAACGCAAATGTAATAAATATTGGTAATTAAACTTCTGTTTTAAGTATCAAAGCTCACTTATTGCTCCTATTATTGCTTGTTTATTTCAAAAGTGCTATATTCACACATTAAAAGTTGATTGTTTTTCTTCAAAAAACATTTACCATGAAGGTGAAAATTCATATTAGAGTAAAGTTGATAATCGCTGTACTTACGGTTACAGCAGTTGTTTTTTGGGCAAGCATTGCTTTTTTAAACAAAAGGGTTGATAGGTTTACTCGGACAAACATTTATGAATACATTGATGCCACATCAAAAACCTACACCACTCAAATTAAGGGTGAATTTGATAAGCAGTTTGCCTTAGCAAGAACCATAACCTATAGCTTTTACGACCTTGAACAACGAAATCCCGAAGATGTTAAGCTAAATACTTTAAGGCTACTAAAAGGAATTGCCGAAAACACCCCTGATTTACTGTCGGTTTGGGCAAGCTGGGAACTTTGGGCCTTAGATAGGGAATGGGATAAGCCTTACGGCAGAGATAGGTACACCTACCTGAGGGAAAACAATGAACTTAAACAGATATTTGAAAGATTAAACGAGACCGGTGATAACCCGAGTAGTTTGTACTATAAACTTAAAACCGAAAAAAAAGAAGCACTGGTTGATCCATACTGGTACACCTATGCCGGAAGTCAAAAAAGGGTACTGGAAACCAGCGTATGCGTGCCGTTGGTAGTTAACAACAGATTTGCTGCGCTCTTTGGCTTTGACATTGAGCTCTCAGTTTATCAGGAAATGATAAAGAATCTAAAACCCTACGAAGGGAGTTACGCCATTCTAATTTCGAATAACGGTACCATTGTTGCGCATCCCGATTCCACATTGCTTGGTGCACTGGCCGATACGGTTTTGACTAACGGAAAACAAATAATTAACAGCGTAATTACCAATGGGAAATACTCAGAAACAGTGTTAGAGGGAAAAAGTAAGTACTACCTTACCTTTAACTCTTTTACTGCAGGTCAAGCTGCTGAAAGGTGGAGCCTTGGTATATTCGTGCCCGAGAAAGTAATCAATGAACAAATAAGCACCATAACAAGCCAGGTTAGAATTGTAATGGTAATAGGATTAATAGTGCTAGCAATTGTGCTTTGGATTATTGCCTACAGCATTACAAGCCCATTAGTAAGGGCAACAAAAGTACTAGGTGAACTCTCCCTTGGTAAGATAGACCCAGCCAAAAAGATTGAGATAAAGACTGGTGATGAGATTGAGGATATTGCAAGCTCAATTAACATTTTAATTAACAGTTTGTTTAAAACCTCGCAGTTTGCCAGGGAAATAGGAAAAGGTAATTTACAAGCAAAATACTCAAAACTTTCCGATGACGACGTTTTAGGTGATGCGCTACTTGAAATGCGTAAGAGCCTGGAGTATGCTAAAAAGATTGATGAGGAAAGGAAAGCTGAGGAAAACAAGAATAGATGGTACAACGAGGGCATGGCTAAGTTTGCTGAAATATTGAGGCACAATAACAGCAACCTAAACGACTTTGCTTACGAAACCATTCGAAACCTAACAAAGTATGTTGATGCCACAATTGGTGCTGTATTTCTTATCAATAATGATAATCCAAATGATATCTACCTTGAGTTGATGGCAACCTATGCCTACGAGCGCCGAAAATACGAGGAGAAAGTCATTCGAATGGGTGAAGGCCTTGTTGGAAGATGCGCACAGGAAGCAGAAACCATATACATGACCGAAATACCCAACGGATATATAAAAATTGCCTCAGGGCTTGGGCAGGATGAACCCACCGAGTTACTCCTTGTCCCTATGAAGATTAACGATGAAGTTCACGGGGTTATTGAGATTGCCTCGTTTGAGCCTATTGAGGATTATAAAATTAAATTTATTGAAAAGATAGGCGAAAGCTTTGCCGCAACCATCTCAAGTATTAAAATAAACATCAGGACTGCAAAATTACTTGAAGAATCAAGGATAAAATCGGAGGAGCTCGCATCGCAGGAGGAAGAGATGCGACAAAACATGGAAGAGCTACAGGCAACCCAGGAGGAATCGGCTCGCAAGTCGGCCGAGATGGAAAGTCTAATCAATGCTTTGCATTCTTCCAGCTACGTTATTGAGTACGATTTGAATGGCAACATTATAACTGTAAACGAAGCCTACCTAAAACTAACTGGGCAAACCGAGAAAGATATTGTTGGAACTCACCATGCCGACAACCTGGAGATGACCTCCGAACAGAAAAATGCCTACCAAAAGTTCTGGCAGGACCTCCGCAATGGAATGATTAAAAAGGAAACATCTAAGGTTAAGATTGGTGGTAAAACCTATACATTCATTGAGACCTACTCTCCCATTCTTGATGAAAACAGAAGGGTTGTGAAGATTCTGAAGATAGCTCACAACATAACCGATTTTATTGATGAAAATCCAGAGGGGAAAACAAAGAAGAAATAAAAAAAGGCCGGGGGTAATCCCGGCCTTTTAACTTAAACAAAGTTCTTTATCGGAAATTAATTCCAACCCCGGCATTAAAGATACCATAATTGCCAAGTGAGTAGTCGAAATGGAAAGCTAGGATTGCTAGCTTAAGCCTTAACCCAAGATTGGCAGTAAAACCGTTATTTGCAAAGTCGAAAGCAATGGGGTCAGTAACAGTCCCAACGCCGTCAACGTTATAGGTTCCCTTAAGTGAAATATCGGTTGTTGAATGGTTATACCCCAAACCGCCATAAACGGTTAATACTGGAATGGACTTAGAAACAAGTAAACGAGCCGTATAACCCGAAGATTTAAAGTTAAGCTTTTGCTTTTGTGCCTTATTGATGTCGAACGATGAAGTGAACTGAGTGTATCCGAAAAGAACCGACATACTGAAAGGCAATCGTTTTACAAAAGGAATAAATTCCTTGAACTCGTTTTTAACACCAACACCCCACAAACCAAAGTTTCCAACGCTTGAAATGTTTATGGTTGGTAAGAAACGACCAACTATCTCGGTATGAAAGGGCAATCCTTTTGCTACCTGAATCATTGGGGCAGGAACAAATTTAAGGTTGGCCCCATCGGGCATGTTTAACTCGCTTAGCCCTGTTGCTTTATCGGTTAAAATGGTGTTTGAACTTTTACCCGTTACTGTTGGTGAGGTAGAACTAGAACCAGATTTTACCTGCCAGTATTCCAGGTTTAACTTTGAAACGTCAAACGTTTTATCGGAACTTGGTGGTATTGTAATTGGTACTGTAAAGGTGATGTCGAACCCTAAAATTCCATGAGGATTTGCAGAATTGTACCACCCAGAATTCAAACTTGTTCCCAAACTCTTACCAAAAGGTTCAAGGTATGCTTTACTAAGCTTTTCGGCATCGTTCAGGCTTCCTTTCAGGAATTTTGCAACATCTTCCTGTGCGTAAAGCGTTCCTGCTATTAGGCTTAGAAGCAGGACGATAGATTTCCTTAACAGCTTCATATCTATTTTTTTAAAGGGTTTAATTTTAAACAAATAAAGCATAAAAAGAGTTCAATGTCAATATTTATTAAAAAATGAACCGTAAAAAAGGCATTATTACCTAATTTTGTGGAAATATTTTTCCCATGCCGACAATACCCTTAGCTGAAAGGATGCGACCCCGTAATCTGAACGATTACGTAGGGCAGGAGCATCTTGTGGGTAGCAAAGGGGTTATTCGGGAAATGGTAAATAGAGGTACTATAACCTCGTTTATTCTATGGGGCCCTCCGGGCGTAGGAAAAACAACTCTGGCTAGGGTTATAGCCAACGAGTTAAATAGACCCTTTTACACCCTAAGCGCAATAAGTTCAGGTGTAAAAGATGTTAGGGATGTGATTGAAAAGGCAAAATCACAAAAATTCTTCAACTCACCCTCGCCCATTCTTTTTATTGATGAAATACACCGATTCAGTAAGTCGCAACAAGACTCACTGCTTGGCGCCGTGGAGCAAGGTGTTTTCACATTAATTGGTGCTACAACCGAAAACCCCTCATTTGAGGTGATTACACCATTACTTTCACGTTGCCAGGTTTATATACTTAAACCGCTCTCCAATGAGGAACTTGAACTACTTTTTGTTAGAGCAACAACCACCGATCATGAGCTGAAAAAATTTAGGTTTGAACTCCGTGAAAGGGATGCTCTTTACAGATTCTCAGGAGGCGATGCCCGCAAGCTATATAATATCATTGAACTTATAACATCAACACAAAATACCAATAACCAGGTTGTAATAACCAATAAAGCCGTAGTTGATGTGCTGCAGCAAAACCTGGCAATTTACGATAAGAACGGAGAGCAGCACTATGACATCATATCGGCATTTATTAAATCGGTAAGGGGTAGCGATCCCAATGCTGCTGTTTACTGGTTGGCGCGTATGATTGAAGGTGGCGAGGACCCCGAATTCATTGCACGCAGGTTAGTTATATTAGCTGCTGAAGACATAGGCTTAGCCAACCCAAATGCGTTACTCATGGCCACCAGCTGTTTTCAGGCAGTTCAGATGATTGGTATGCCGGAGTCACGAATTATCCTATCCGAGGCAACCATTTATCTAGCAACAAGCCCAAAAAGCAATTCAGCCTACGAGGCAATTGGCAAAGCACAAGGGATAGTAAAAGAAACCGGTGACTTGCCCGTGCCACTCCATCTCCGCAATGCACCAACCAGGTTGATGAAGGATATTGGCTATGGTATTGACTATAAGTATGCCCATAGCTTTCCGGGAAATTTTGTGGAGCAGGAATTCCTACCCGAAAAGCTTTCCGGAACCTCAATATATAAACCGCAGGACAATAGCCGTGAGCAGGAAATTGCTGCAAGGATAAAGGCACTATGGAAAGGTAAGTATAACAAGTAATGCTAATAATATGATCACTATTGCAAAGATTAAAGGAATTAAGCACATTGAATCCGGCAACTTTTTTTTGATGGCTGGACCTTGTGTAGTTGAAAGCCGCGATAACGTAATGAGGATTGCAGAAACTGTATCGAGCATCACAGACAAACTTAAAATCCCTTACATTTTTAAAGCCTCGTACCGCAAGGCAAACCGTTCAAGAATCGATTCATTTGCTGGTATTGGCGATGAAAAGGCACTGAAAATTCTAGGAGAAGTAAATGAGCGATTTGGCTTACCCATTGTTACAGACATTCATAGTGCTCCAGAAGCTGCCATGGCGGCTGAATATGTTGATATTCTTCAGATTCCGGCATTCCTATGCAGACAAACAGACCTACTGATTGCAGCAGCCCAAACAGGAAGGTTTGTAAATATCAAAAAAGGGCAATTTGTTTCCCCCGACTCCATGAAATTTGCAGCGCAAAAGGTTGTTGATTCAGGCAATACCAACGTTATTCTAACTGACAGAGGAACAATGTTTGGGTATCATGATCTAATAGTTGATTTTAGGGCCATACCAACCATGCGAGCATTTGGATTTCCTGTTGTTGTTGATGTTACCCACTCGCTTCAGCAACCAAACCAAACCACCGGGGTTACGGGTGGCAGGCCCGATATGATTGAAACCATTGCCCGTGCTGCCATTGCAACAGGAGCCGATGGGCTCTTTATGGAAACCCATTTTAACCCAGCCGAAGCATTATCGGATGGGGCAAACATGCTAAATATTAAGTACCTGGAAGGATTACTTGAGCGGCTAGTTGCAATCAGGCAAGTGGTTAAGAACTTTTAACGTGAACGTTTAGCAAATCGTTAATCTTTTTCTTTAGGAGGTGGGCGTTAATAGGCTTTGAAACATAGTCGTTACAGCCCACCTCAAAACATTTAAGATTATCGTGAGGCAGAGCGTATGCGGTTTGTGCAATAATTGGTAAATCAGGATAATTTTCTCTAATTCTTGAAGTTGCTTCATACCCATCAACTACAGGCATTTGAATGTCCATTAGAACAATATCAACCGGTGAA from Tenuifilum sp. 4138str includes the following:
- the rpmG gene encoding 50S ribosomal protein L33, whose product is MAKKGNRVQVILECTEHKESGLPGTSRYITTKNKKNTPDRLERRKYNPILKKVTLHREIK
- the rpmB gene encoding 50S ribosomal protein L28 translates to MSRVCQLTGKRVMVGNNVSHSKRRTKRRFLPNLKTKRLFLESENRWVTLRLSTSAMRTIDKVGLDNALKKFAKKGHI
- a CDS encoding CinA family nicotinamide mononucleotide deamidase-related protein, with protein sequence MRASILTIGDELLIGQVIDTNSAWLADSLSELGFEVTKILSISDSSQAIAEAVKELMGQSDLVISTGGLGPTSDDRTKPTLCELFGGQLMLHAPSLSLIEQIFHKRGLPLTETNKNQALIPSSCTPILNYHGTAPGMIFRKGNCFLISLPGVPFEMKNMFTEGVRPFIEQNFTLPAIVRLNVNTFGIPESFLSDKLKDFEKFLADRSIALAYLPSPSGIRLRLTATGDNKGRLSNLLDMAVNELKGLVGENIFGFNDETLPSVVSKKLRGKNETLAVAESCTGGYISHLITQLPGSSDIYKGGIVAYSNEIKQNVLGVSHDLLISHGAVSQPVVEAMLDGTLRVFQSDYAIAVSGIAGPTGATAGKPVGTTWIGVASRETRRVELYAFGNLREVNIQRAAYTALYQLLKLMDKD
- a CDS encoding DUF6340 family protein; the encoded protein is MWIKKFKWLVLFFSLTSCISYSYIDIEFYDSPQKSIVVPGENLLVVENLHLRNTDTPIRELDWALDSVASNEATDALISLFKTSPWYAGISLFKHIYYRNDSSRVVLPLSWQVIDSLSNVYNSKMVVSLEYLKVRPYYDTYPLWRGDFKEYYGFIQVSSYTYWRIYNVETRKINLGQLLTDTLLWEKNDWIEVTPGNQLPGIFEACAFAGADAGEQFAQLIAPQWQKDSRAVYVPNTNKEMSRAYQLAMHGNWLDAAAIWQRLSSSTSKELAAQAAFNMALANEMLGKFQLSIEWLDFAKSKYPHLKFLNEYRDILQHRIENNKPQK
- the fabG gene encoding 3-oxoacyl-[acyl-carrier-protein] reductase, translated to MKLLEGKTGLVTGAARGIGRAIAIAFAQHGANVAFTDIAYDDNMKSLEQELTALGVKAKGYASDASDYDNSQKIVDEIAKDFGQIDILVNNAGITRDTLLMRMTEEQWDLVIKVNLKSVFNLTKAVQKYMLKQKNGSIINMSSVVGVSGNAGQANYAASKAGIIGFTKAVARELGSRNIRCNAIAPGFIITEMTHKLPDEVREDWIKKIPLQRGGTPDDVANVCVFLGSDLSSYVSGQVINVCGAMNT
- a CDS encoding PAS domain S-box protein, translating into MKVKIHIRVKLIIAVLTVTAVVFWASIAFLNKRVDRFTRTNIYEYIDATSKTYTTQIKGEFDKQFALARTITYSFYDLEQRNPEDVKLNTLRLLKGIAENTPDLLSVWASWELWALDREWDKPYGRDRYTYLRENNELKQIFERLNETGDNPSSLYYKLKTEKKEALVDPYWYTYAGSQKRVLETSVCVPLVVNNRFAALFGFDIELSVYQEMIKNLKPYEGSYAILISNNGTIVAHPDSTLLGALADTVLTNGKQIINSVITNGKYSETVLEGKSKYYLTFNSFTAGQAAERWSLGIFVPEKVINEQISTITSQVRIVMVIGLIVLAIVLWIIAYSITSPLVRATKVLGELSLGKIDPAKKIEIKTGDEIEDIASSINILINSLFKTSQFAREIGKGNLQAKYSKLSDDDVLGDALLEMRKSLEYAKKIDEERKAEENKNRWYNEGMAKFAEILRHNNSNLNDFAYETIRNLTKYVDATIGAVFLINNDNPNDIYLELMATYAYERRKYEEKVIRMGEGLVGRCAQEAETIYMTEIPNGYIKIASGLGQDEPTELLLVPMKINDEVHGVIEIASFEPIEDYKIKFIEKIGESFAATISSIKINIRTAKLLEESRIKSEELASQEEEMRQNMEELQATQEESARKSAEMESLINALHSSSYVIEYDLNGNIITVNEAYLKLTGQTEKDIVGTHHADNLEMTSEQKNAYQKFWQDLRNGMIKKETSKVKIGGKTYTFIETYSPILDENRRVVKILKIAHNITDFIDENPEGKTKKK
- a CDS encoding DUF6588 family protein; this translates as MKLLRKSIVLLLSLIAGTLYAQEDVAKFLKGSLNDAEKLSKAYLEPFGKSLGTSLNSGWYNSANPHGILGFDITFTVPITIPPSSDKTFDVSKLNLEYWQVKSGSSSTSPTVTGKSSNTILTDKATGLSELNMPDGANLKFVPAPMIQVAKGLPFHTEIVGRFLPTINISSVGNFGLWGVGVKNEFKEFIPFVKRLPFSMSVLFGYTQFTSSFDINKAQKQKLNFKSSGYTARLLVSKSIPVLTVYGGLGYNHSTTDISLKGTYNVDGVGTVTDPIAFDFANNGFTANLGLRLKLAILAFHFDYSLGNYGIFNAGVGINFR
- a CDS encoding replication-associated recombination protein A, translating into MPTIPLAERMRPRNLNDYVGQEHLVGSKGVIREMVNRGTITSFILWGPPGVGKTTLARVIANELNRPFYTLSAISSGVKDVRDVIEKAKSQKFFNSPSPILFIDEIHRFSKSQQDSLLGAVEQGVFTLIGATTENPSFEVITPLLSRCQVYILKPLSNEELELLFVRATTTDHELKKFRFELRERDALYRFSGGDARKLYNIIELITSTQNTNNQVVITNKAVVDVLQQNLAIYDKNGEQHYDIISAFIKSVRGSDPNAAVYWLARMIEGGEDPEFIARRLVILAAEDIGLANPNALLMATSCFQAVQMIGMPESRIILSEATIYLATSPKSNSAYEAIGKAQGIVKETGDLPVPLHLRNAPTRLMKDIGYGIDYKYAHSFPGNFVEQEFLPEKLSGTSIYKPQDNSREQEIAARIKALWKGKYNK
- the kdsA gene encoding 3-deoxy-8-phosphooctulonate synthase, with protein sequence MITIAKIKGIKHIESGNFFLMAGPCVVESRDNVMRIAETVSSITDKLKIPYIFKASYRKANRSRIDSFAGIGDEKALKILGEVNERFGLPIVTDIHSAPEAAMAAEYVDILQIPAFLCRQTDLLIAAAQTGRFVNIKKGQFVSPDSMKFAAQKVVDSGNTNVILTDRGTMFGYHDLIVDFRAIPTMRAFGFPVVVDVTHSLQQPNQTTGVTGGRPDMIETIARAAIATGADGLFMETHFNPAEALSDGANMLNIKYLEGLLERLVAIRQVVKNF